The Novipirellula artificiosorum genome includes a window with the following:
- a CDS encoding ABC transporter ATP-binding protein encodes MSFETNPQSLAVDVHKLSRSFRGNVALDQVSLQIPVGSVFGLVGLNGAGKTTLIRHLIGSFKAQSGTVRVMGLDPVADPVKVLSRVGYLTEEDSLPTWMRVGELVDFARGIYSTWDEAYAAELIDMFGLSRSDRLRSLSKGLRARAGLLVAIAHRPELLILDEPSSGLDPLARRDILEAIIRAVNDEGRTVLFSSHLLDEVERVCDTVALMRAGQIIETTTVEEMERRYEEVTYRADSVAPPNVAGVIGWQRKGNEWSGVMDANLCDPRPLDLPEDVTVVSRREIRLESWFAARAGRERPSKSPSQKETEVSDVG; translated from the coding sequence ATGAGTTTCGAAACAAACCCCCAATCGCTTGCGGTTGACGTTCACAAGCTGAGCCGGTCTTTCCGCGGCAACGTCGCTTTGGATCAGGTCAGTCTACAAATCCCCGTCGGTTCGGTCTTCGGACTCGTGGGGCTCAACGGTGCCGGCAAGACGACGCTGATTCGGCATCTGATTGGATCGTTCAAGGCCCAAAGCGGAACGGTACGAGTGATGGGCCTTGATCCGGTAGCGGATCCTGTAAAGGTTTTATCGCGCGTTGGTTACTTGACCGAAGAAGATTCGCTGCCGACATGGATGCGTGTGGGGGAACTTGTCGACTTTGCTCGAGGAATCTATTCGACGTGGGACGAGGCGTATGCCGCGGAACTGATCGACATGTTTGGATTGTCACGCAGCGATCGACTGCGATCCCTATCGAAAGGTCTCCGCGCACGAGCGGGGTTGTTGGTGGCGATTGCACATCGTCCCGAGCTGTTGATCCTCGATGAACCCAGCAGCGGACTCGATCCGTTGGCGCGACGTGATATTCTCGAAGCGATCATTCGAGCGGTCAACGACGAGGGACGAACCGTCTTGTTCTCGAGCCACTTGCTCGACGAAGTGGAGCGGGTTTGCGACACCGTGGCGTTGATGCGAGCGGGCCAAATCATCGAGACGACAACCGTGGAAGAAATGGAAAGGCGATACGAGGAAGTCACGTATCGAGCGGACTCGGTTGCTCCGCCGAATGTCGCGGGTGTGATTGGCTGGCAACGAAAAGGAAACGAATGGTCCGGCGTGATGGACGCGAACCTCTGTGATCCGAGGCCACTTGACCTGCCCGAGGATGTGACCGTTGTTTCGAGGCGCGAGATCAGACTGGAGAGCTGGTTTGCGGCCAGGGCGGGCCGGGAACGTCCCTCAAAATCGCCAAGCCAAAAGGAAACGGAGGTGTCGGATGTCGGATAA
- a CDS encoding GntR family transcriptional regulator, which produces MQIHISSDGAPIYQQIVDQIRFRIVSGVLASGDELPTIRGLAESLQVNPNTVARAYRELEHEGLVEKRRTTGTFVSQIVERHSAAQRRRMIGPHIDKLLTLSRQLGIPTEDLVTLLHKHDEQFSAQPNRKEESQ; this is translated from the coding sequence ATGCAAATACACATCTCCAGCGATGGCGCACCGATCTATCAGCAGATCGTCGACCAGATTCGGTTTCGAATCGTTTCGGGTGTGCTCGCCAGCGGTGACGAGTTGCCGACGATTCGGGGCTTGGCCGAAAGCCTGCAAGTCAATCCAAACACGGTGGCCCGTGCCTACCGGGAACTGGAGCACGAAGGGCTTGTCGAAAAGAGACGGACGACTGGGACCTTTGTATCGCAAATCGTCGAGCGTCACTCGGCCGCACAACGCCGCCGTATGATTGGCCCCCATATCGACAAACTGCTGACACTCTCTCGTCAACTTGGGATCCCAACCGAGGATCTGGTCACTTTGCTGCACAAACATGATGAACAGTTTTCTGCTCAGCCGAACCGCAAAGAGGAATCGCAATGA
- a CDS encoding DUF1559 domain-containing protein, which produces MSKKRTAFTLVELLVVIAIIGVLVGLLLPAVQAAREAARRMSCSNNFKQIGLAIHNYHSAFSAMPMHGTGGTNETEDNWNTADNHVLAPAAPVGYSRHMLSYLVGILPFMEQQALWEVISNPSVDAENEAWPPSGPAPYAIRYAPWASDVPAYRCPSDSGSGLPPIGGAANKRGFRWADFRPLYSQFNTILAPNREVCIAGGHGTDAVVTASSRHQGGVHVLMGDGAVKFVTDSIDAGDSHAETVWYRNNSQASSNPPGSGSPYGLWGSLGTRASRETINEEF; this is translated from the coding sequence ATGTCAAAGAAACGAACCGCGTTTACTCTCGTCGAATTGTTGGTGGTGATTGCCATCATCGGCGTCTTGGTGGGACTCTTGCTTCCTGCGGTCCAAGCGGCTCGTGAGGCCGCACGACGGATGAGTTGCAGCAATAATTTCAAGCAAATTGGTTTGGCCATTCACAACTATCACTCCGCGTTCAGTGCCATGCCGATGCACGGAACGGGGGGTACGAATGAAACGGAGGACAATTGGAACACCGCAGACAACCACGTGTTGGCACCCGCAGCGCCAGTGGGTTATTCGCGGCACATGTTGAGCTACCTGGTCGGCATTTTGCCATTCATGGAACAGCAGGCCCTATGGGAAGTCATCTCGAATCCATCGGTTGATGCGGAGAACGAAGCTTGGCCACCGAGTGGTCCGGCTCCCTACGCAATCCGTTACGCGCCATGGGCCAGCGATGTACCGGCCTATCGATGCCCAAGTGATTCCGGCAGTGGGCTACCACCGATCGGTGGCGCAGCAAACAAGCGAGGTTTCCGCTGGGCCGACTTCCGGCCGCTCTACTCTCAGTTCAATACGATTCTGGCTCCCAATCGTGAGGTGTGCATTGCAGGGGGCCACGGGACCGACGCTGTGGTTACGGCCAGCAGCCGCCACCAAGGTGGTGTCCATGTTTTGATGGGCGATGGGGCGGTGAAGTTCGTGACCGATTCGATTGACGCGGGCGACTCGCATGCGGAAACCGTCTGGTACCGCAACAATTCCCAAGCGAGTTCCAACCCGCCTGGTAGCGGCAGTCCCTACGGGCTTTGGGGTTCGCTAGGCACGCGAGCTTCGAGGGAAACGATCAACGAAGAATTCTAG
- a CDS encoding FkbM family methyltransferase, with product MQHLRFRGQKLFYQNREAAESMIRQIDDFPSFFEPSDERPLIIDCGANIGVSMLEWKHRWPQAEILCFEPDPFAFAILCKNVEANDIPGVRCLNLAVADSEGTTPWYGNISASGDARGNSIDPAWGDRTAWGINRTTTRTTVQCVPLSIYLSKRTVSFLKLDIEGAEEQVINESAECLGNVEAVYVEVHQTKASESYNSSGRIHKALEQAGFVVEAESRFQQHALPPHLEAWQRDTQATQTQLLAWR from the coding sequence ATGCAGCACTTAAGATTTCGTGGTCAGAAACTTTTCTACCAAAACCGCGAGGCTGCCGAATCGATGATCCGCCAAATCGATGATTTTCCATCGTTCTTCGAGCCGAGCGACGAACGTCCACTGATCATCGATTGCGGTGCCAACATCGGTGTGTCGATGCTGGAGTGGAAGCATCGCTGGCCTCAAGCCGAGATTCTTTGTTTTGAGCCCGATCCATTTGCCTTTGCCATCCTGTGCAAAAACGTCGAGGCCAATGACATCCCGGGCGTGCGGTGTCTGAATTTGGCGGTTGCGGATTCCGAGGGCACGACCCCATGGTACGGAAACATCTCTGCCAGCGGGGACGCGCGAGGAAATTCGATCGATCCCGCCTGGGGTGATCGCACCGCATGGGGAATCAATCGGACAACGACGCGCACGACGGTCCAATGTGTGCCATTATCGATCTACCTCTCGAAACGCACCGTCAGCTTCTTGAAGTTGGATATCGAAGGGGCGGAAGAGCAGGTCATCAACGAAAGTGCGGAATGCCTGGGCAACGTGGAAGCCGTCTATGTCGAAGTGCACCAGACCAAGGCAAGCGAATCCTACAACTCGTCAGGGCGGATACACAAGGCACTGGAGCAGGCGGGCTTCGTGGTCGAAGCCGAATCTCGTTTCCAGCAACATGCCTTGCCGCCACACCTGGAAGCGTGGCAGCGAGACACTCAGGCGACGCAAACGCAGTTGTTGGCCTGGCGATAG
- a CDS encoding peroxiredoxin-like family protein, with product MRKTIPLPVPIAFDWTQPMFMLGGLYAAFRNWNAPDASDDFASLEEANHAASTQFGMTLSRLSGEQPVLLVFLRHLGCTFCRETLADLSTRREQVEKHATIVLVHMTPEDAASQKLFDKYSLGDVHRISDAESKLYRAYGLTRGQARQLLGPSVWWSGFKAAVLKRHAVGKLQGDGFQMPGVFLVHHDQIIKAFRHRSSADRPDYCDIAEIQSTNESDGCST from the coding sequence ATGCGAAAAACGATCCCGCTGCCTGTTCCGATTGCCTTTGACTGGACACAACCTATGTTTATGCTCGGTGGTCTTTATGCTGCCTTTCGAAATTGGAATGCCCCCGACGCAAGCGACGACTTTGCTTCCCTCGAAGAGGCAAATCACGCGGCGTCCACTCAGTTCGGCATGACGTTGTCGCGGCTCAGTGGAGAGCAGCCCGTGCTGTTGGTGTTTTTGCGGCATCTCGGATGCACCTTTTGCCGCGAAACGCTAGCGGACTTGTCCACGCGTCGCGAGCAAGTCGAGAAACATGCAACGATTGTGCTGGTCCATATGACACCCGAAGACGCGGCTAGCCAGAAATTATTTGACAAATACTCCCTCGGGGATGTGCACCGGATTAGCGACGCCGAATCCAAACTTTACCGTGCGTACGGTTTGACTCGCGGTCAAGCGCGTCAGCTGCTTGGCCCATCGGTTTGGTGGTCCGGTTTCAAAGCAGCTGTTTTGAAGCGTCATGCCGTGGGAAAACTTCAAGGCGACGGCTTCCAAATGCCTGGTGTCTTTTTGGTTCATCACGACCAGATCATCAAAGCGTTCCGGCACCGCAGTTCCGCAGATCGTCCCGACTATTGTGACATAGCGGAAATTCAATCGACGAACGAAAGCGACGGATGCAGCACTTAA